Within Butyrivibrio fibrisolvens, the genomic segment AGAGGCGAAGCAGTATTTGCCGCAAGAAACGCAATAGACGGCGTCATAGAGACAAGGTCACACGGCGAGTGGCCCTATGAATCATGGGGCATCAACAGACAGGACGATGCAACTATCAAGATTGAGTTTGGTTATCCCGTTGATATTGAAGAGATCCGCTTATATACAAGAGCAGATTTTCCTCACGATAACTGGTGGATCAGAGGAACAATTAAATTTTCTGATGGAAGCACAGAAACTGTAGATATGGACAAGAAGGTTCAAAAACCACATATCTTTTCAATTAAAAAGAAATCAGTGGAGTGGCTAACACTTGGGGATCTTATTAAAGCAGACGATCCAAGCCCATTCCCTGCTCTTACACAGATCGAGGTGTACGGTACCCCAGCAGTAGGCTGTGGTAACTAAGTTTAATTATTCACAAAACTTCCCACTTAGGCGTAGCAGTGTCCTTGAAGGGTTTGCGGGAACACCTGCACCCGAGCAGAGTATAAATCATTGACATACTTTTTAAGTGTTTTATAAAAATTCATGAGTATGATAGATGGGGATTTTTATTCTTCTTGGGGTCCACATGTGTGAGCGAAGCGAGTTTGGCCCCCAGAATAAAAAGCACCAGATATCATGCCATGAATTTATAAAACAATTAAAAGCATGACAATGATTTATACTCTGCTCGGGTGTAGGTGTTCCTGCAAATCCTTCAAGGACACGGCTATGCCTAAGTGGGGCTTCACGCGGTACATAACAATTCAAGGAGGATGATTTTTTACGTGAACAGATCAGAACTTTTAGAGATTAAGAAGAGATTTAAATTTAAGGATTGCTCATTTAGTGGCATGGCATATGCTGTTTTTGATAATGAGGGCAAGGAGATAGAAGGCGCTGACTCTACCCGCTTTCTAACACTTGATGACGATGAACAGAAGAAGTATATATCTCTTATAAGCAAAGCCTATTCATCAGCAGGCGGAGCCTTTGCAGAGGATGTAACAGTAATAGGCGATGATGCAAGACTCCTTACAGCACTGGCTCAGTCTGATATCCCTGATGCAGGACTTGTTAGAGCCTGGGCACAGCAGATCATAGACAACTATGACGCAGACGGCGAATTCGCCCTTTTGGTATTCTCAGATGCCTATGACGTACCCGCTAAGGATACAGGCAAGAACAAGACCGGAGAATCTGAAGAAGTCTATAACTATATAGCTGCTTGCATATGTCCCTTTAAGCCTGCCAAGGGAGGCATCATGAAAACAGCTGACAATAAGCTCCATGCATCCGATGTTATCAAGGTTCTTGGTAATCCTGTTGCAGGATTTATGTATCCTTCATTTAATGACAGATCATCTGACTACGACAATATGCTCTGCGTAGTCAAGAATGACCCTGAGCGAAATATGATACGCGGTATATACGCAGCAGATGTCCCTGATTATGTCAAACCGCAGCCTAAGAAAAAAGATAAAGGAAACACTGAAGATGACGGCCTTACAACTCTGGCAGGAGAGCAGTCAGAAGATGCCTTTGCTACAGCAGATGGATACGGACTATATCAGGAGCAGGGTATAAGCCAGTCTGAAGGCGTTGATACATCAATTCGTCAGAATAGTGATGTAGAGATTCAAACAAGACCTGAAAACTTTGGAGAGAATATCGAAACTCTCACAGAGAAGGCTATGCAGGAAAAGCTTCGCGAAGAAGCAATGATGGAAGAAGAAAGTGAACAGGTATTTGAAGGCCTGAATAACTTCCACAAAGATCAGGTAGTCCTTCCTGAAGATAAGATCATAGAGCGTGATGTTAATGGACGCAAGTTCTTCCTTGTGCCGGAATCACTTATTCCATATGACAAGCTTAAAGCGCTTCTTGATTCTCTTATGAACGAAGCGTAAACACATAATAAATCGAAATAACTTTAAATAACACAGCCTATACCGCCGGGAATGAAGACTGCAACTGAAAATGAAGACAGCCACTTAGACTGTCTTCATTTTGTATAGTTTGCGATATCCTGATGGTGTGTTGCCTGTCTTTTTAAGGAACACTCTGTTAAAAGACTGGGCTGTTTCAAATCCTACCTTTGCAGAAATTTCATTTATACTAAGATCGGTTTTGGTTAGAAGCTCTTTTGAATGTTTGATCCGACAAGTATGTACATATTCTTTAAAACCGGTATTGGTATACTCTTTGAATATTCTTGAAAAATAACATGTCGAGAATCCGAACTTCTCGGACACTTCCTCAAGACTTAGATGCTCACTGTAATGCGATGACAGGTACTCACATACTTCGTTTAGCGCCTTGTTGTATTTTACAAGTTCTTTGGCGCTGTTTTGATAATCTTTCTGATCAGGCAGAGCTCCTGCCAAGAGGCTGTTGCCTACTTTCTCAAGTATCTGCAGAAGATATGAGTACACAATAAGCTCTCTAAGTGAATTGGATCCAAAGTATGCATCATGCATCATATACAATATGGATCCTATATTCTCTGCAAGAACAGGATCAGTCTCTGACTTTATATGTATAGGCTTGTCCAGGATGTCCTTGATAAGGGCAGTACTTCTGATATCATTGATGATCGACGGATCCAGAAGATGCACATAACCTCTGCAATCATTCATAGGAAAGAGAGTATGGATCATCTTGCTGGGGATTATCAGGATATCCCCCGGACATATCTTGTATTCAACACCCTGTATAGTGCTGATATAATATCCCCTTTCGCACTGGACGATCTCAAGGGGCTGATGATAGTGCAGTCCGAAGCATTCCTGCTTGGAGGTGTACCATATGCGAACCATGGTCCCCGGAAGATAGTCTACATATTCATATGTTCCATCATAACTTGTCCCTGTTCCGCCTATATACGGCTGCGGACGGATGGGATTCATATATCTTTCTTCTTCAGTTATGGCATTTGCGCCGGAAAAAGTTCTATTAGACATCTAATATAGCCCTCCCCTGAATATTAAACTATATTGAAAGCATATTTAATATATAAAAAGATGACTATTCCTTGACATGAATGTCAGATAAAAAACATTCCAACATTACTTCATGCAAAGGGAATAGAAATACATCCCTGTATTTCTGGACATTCCTTTATTACATCCTGTAATGTAAGGAACAGTTTGCACAAATAATAATATAAAAGCCTTCGAATATCAATCCTGTTTTGCATTTATTACACAAAAAATCAGCAAAAAAGCACGTATCATTCGGAAACTTAACCACAAATTAGTAAATTGTGCGCAAGAATTGATAATGATATGACAAAAACTGAGCGATTTAAGACAAAAAATGAGAAAATCTGACGAATACCGGATGATATATTTTTGGCATAAGAGGAATAGCTGTTAGATTTGGTAAGGCATAAAGCGATTAAGCTTATGCGATCCTATGAAAACAGCAGATATGGGGAGGTCAAAAAATGTTCAAAAACAAACGTGAGAAAAGGGCTTTTGTAAATTTTTTACTTATAGCACCTTTTATAGTTCTAACTTTGATCTTTTGCTATTACCCGCTATATGGATGGGTATATGCATTCTTTGATTACAGACCGCCAAGGCCTATGACAATCGAGAGCTTTGTCGGACTTAAGTGGTTCAAATCCATGGTAGAGTCTCCGGTCAAGGTTCAGCAGATCCTGGGAGTACTTAGAAATACCTTCGTAATGAGTGGAATCACTCTTTCTACATCATGGATCCCTATGCTCTTTGCAGTATTTCTCAATGAGATCAGAAATACAAGATTCAGAAAGTTCGTTCAGACAGCAACGACTCTTCCTAACTTCATAAGCTGGGTTCTTGTATATTCAATAGCTTTTTCACTTTTTAACAGCACAGGTATGATGAACTCATTCCTCCAGGGACTTGGGATCATCAAGGAGCCGATCCTCTTCCTCCAGTCATCCAACCATGTATGGTTAACTCAGTGGTTATGGCTTACCTGGAAGAATCTTGGATGGGCAGCCATCATGTATATATCTGCAATCTCAAGCATAGATGAAGAGATGTATGAAGCTGCGAGAGTTGACGGAGCCAACAGATGGAAGATCATCTGGACTATAACTATCCCGAACCTGCTTCCAACATTCTTCGTACTACTTATGATCAATATCGGTAATTTCCTTTCAAACGGTATGGAGCAGTTCTACGTATTCCAGAACGCTTTCAACAAAGAATATATCCAGGTGCTTGACCTTTATGTATTCAACCTTGCGATGGGAAGCGGAAGTTACTCTATCTCAGTTGCCATCAGTATGCTCAAGAGTATCATAAGCCTTGCACTTTTGTTCTTTGCTAATGGTGTATCCAAGATGGTCAGAGGCGAAAGCATACTGTAATACATAACTTTTAGACAGCGTTTTTGCAAATGTGATGCATGAGCTTATACAAGAGCTCGTACAAGAGCAGTAACAGTAGCTTTTTAAAAGGAGAGGCAGAGTAATGGAAAGTATAATTCAGGAAAATGGTGATAAGCCATCAAACATGACAATAAAAAAGTCCGGAGTAAAGAAAATGGAAAAAACCGGTAAGAGCACCAAAAACAAAATGCACAGAACAACAGGCGATATAGTTCTTGAAGTGTGCTGCTACATATTCTTCATATTCGCAGTTATTGTGTGTATATACCCTTTTTATTACATCATTATAAATACTATAAGCGCCAATGACTTAAGCCAAAGGGGTGTGATCCTCTTTTGGCCACAGCAGATACACCTTCACAACTATGCAAGTGTACTTAGGGTTGACGGCCTCTTCCAGGCAACTAAGATATCAGTTTTAAGAACAGCCATAGGAGCGCTTCTCACAGTATCTGCTTCATCATATCTTGGTTATATGTTCGCTCAGAGATACATGTGGGCCAAGAAGTTCTGGTACAGACTTGTTGTAGCAACCATGTATTTCAATGCAGGTATCATCCCATGGTTTCTTACAATGAAGAACCTTCACCTTACCAATAACTTCCTGGGATACATACTTCCTGTTATTGTATCTCCCTTCTTCATCATTCTTACCAAGACCTTCGTAGAAGGAATTCCGGGAGAGCTTTCAGAAGCGGCAGAGCTTGACGGAGCAGGCGTACTTAAGACCTTCTTCCATGTAATGCTTCCTGTTATGAAACCTATCATGGCTACTATCGCCATATTCGCGGCAGTTAACCAGTGGAATGCATTCCAGGATACACTCCTTCTTGTCACTGAGACAAGACTTTACAGCTTACAGTTCCTTCTGTATCAGTACCTGAATCAGGCAAGTTCACTGTCATCACTTGCCAACAACTCAAGCTCAAGTTCACTTGCTGCAGCTGCAGCTACTATGCAGACAGCAACCAGCATCCGTATGACAATTACAGTTATTGTAGTAATTCCTATCATGTTGGTATACCCGATATTCCAGAGATATTTTGTAAAGGGTATCATGATTGGTGCTGTTAAGGGCTGATATCACTGGATTTGATAAGAAAGTGATTTTATAAAAACGGCAATCAATGAGTTTTATAAGAACAGTTTTTAAAGACTATAGGTAACGATGATTAAATGTAACTTAGTTAATAACTGTGCGAAACTTGCGCAGAATTTATAAAGGAGGGTTATATGAAAAACAGCTTTAAGAAAAAAGTACTTGCTACAGGTCTGACAGCCGCAATGACAGTTGCTGCTATTACCGGATGTAGTAAGGGAGCAGAAGGCGGGGCAGGCAGCCAGCAGCAGGGAGCAGGTGCCGGCGCCGGAGATCACTCTGAAGAGATGACATTTGAAGTCTACGATGTTGCAGCTAACTACCAGGGCGAGCAGACAGGATGGTTTGGATGGGTATTAAAAGACCGTCTTAACATCAAACTCAACATCATCGCTCCTCAGGTATCAGGTGATGCTTCTCAGCTCTATCAGACAAGAGCAGCATCAGGTAACCTTGGTGATATCGTCCTTTTGGACAATGCCGACATGCAGGATTGTATCAACTCAGGTCTTGTAATGGATATAGGTGATGAGATCTGGAACTATCCAAACCTTTCCAAGTACAAAGAGCAGATTGAGGCATTCAATGCTAATCTTGAAGGCGCAAGTGATGGAAGCGTATTCGCAATTCCGCTTGAGATGAACTCCAATGGACCTACAGATTATGTAGAGAATACAGTAAGCTCTATGCCTCGTGTAAGATGGGACTACTATGTAGAAGCAGGCTCACCTGATCTTAAGACAACAGATGATCTTATCGACCTTCTTAAGACTATCCAGGAGAACCACCCTACTAATGATGACGGTGATAAGGCATACGCTATCACAATGTGGCCTGATTGGGACGGAACTAGTATTGAAAACGTTAACCAGCTCACAAAGTGGTATGGCGAAGAAGTTAACGGATCAGTTCTTATCTCCGGAGATAATACAATAAGACCTCTTACAGATAAGGAAGGCGCTTATTATAAGATGCTCAAGTTCTTCTATAAGGCTCAGGCAGCAGGTATCGTAGATCCTGACTCTGCTACACAGGACTGGAACTCAGCATGTGACAAGATGCGTGCTACAAGAGTATACCTTATCTGGAACAACTGGATGGGTGGATTCACTAACACACCTGCTAACGGCGAAGCAAGAAAGAACTATGTTCCGCTTCCTATCGAAGATATGAACGTATTCCAGACATCAGATTCTTATTATGGTGATGGTCGTGTAATCGGTATCGGATCAGGCGTAACACCTGAAGAGAAGACAAGAATTCTTGAGTTCCTTGACTGGTACTGCTCACCTGATGGACTTCAGACACAGCACGTTGGTATCAAGGACGTTATGTACACAGTTAATGCTGATGGCAAGTATGAGCTTACAGAAGATGGTCTTAACAGATTCACAGCTGATGTTCAGATTCCTGAAGAGTACGGCGGCGGAACATTCACAGATGGTAACAACAACATCAACCAGTGGATCGTTGCAGGTATCGAGACCAACCCTGAAACAGGC encodes:
- a CDS encoding DUF7402 domain-containing protein, coding for MKIEVHGAWGDVIKAQDEGDDSVVLAWEGEYRKDDYIDFKDLVPGTFYKVKVDPTIEESLIFVTTDSFRYTIPFYEKKTSYNPMSFVGNRHLVSIRKAYDHEIRAYRNLCLNPCDQHEVTGVYPHASANVETRGEAVFAARNAIDGVIETRSHGEWPYESWGINRQDDATIKIEFGYPVDIEEIRLYTRADFPHDNWWIRGTIKFSDGSTETVDMDKKVQKPHIFSIKKKSVEWLTLGDLIKADDPSPFPALTQIEVYGTPAVGCGN
- a CDS encoding DUF4317 family protein → MNRSELLEIKKRFKFKDCSFSGMAYAVFDNEGKEIEGADSTRFLTLDDDEQKKYISLISKAYSSAGGAFAEDVTVIGDDARLLTALAQSDIPDAGLVRAWAQQIIDNYDADGEFALLVFSDAYDVPAKDTGKNKTGESEEVYNYIAACICPFKPAKGGIMKTADNKLHASDVIKVLGNPVAGFMYPSFNDRSSDYDNMLCVVKNDPERNMIRGIYAADVPDYVKPQPKKKDKGNTEDDGLTTLAGEQSEDAFATADGYGLYQEQGISQSEGVDTSIRQNSDVEIQTRPENFGENIETLTEKAMQEKLREEAMMEEESEQVFEGLNNFHKDQVVLPEDKIIERDVNGRKFFLVPESLIPYDKLKALLDSLMNEA
- a CDS encoding AraC family transcriptional regulator gives rise to the protein MSNRTFSGANAITEEERYMNPIRPQPYIGGTGTSYDGTYEYVDYLPGTMVRIWYTSKQECFGLHYHQPLEIVQCERGYYISTIQGVEYKICPGDILIIPSKMIHTLFPMNDCRGYVHLLDPSIINDIRSTALIKDILDKPIHIKSETDPVLAENIGSILYMMHDAYFGSNSLRELIVYSYLLQILEKVGNSLLAGALPDQKDYQNSAKELVKYNKALNEVCEYLSSHYSEHLSLEEVSEKFGFSTCYFSRIFKEYTNTGFKEYVHTCRIKHSKELLTKTDLSINEISAKVGFETAQSFNRVFLKKTGNTPSGYRKLYKMKTV
- a CDS encoding ABC transporter permease subunit; this encodes MFKNKREKRAFVNFLLIAPFIVLTLIFCYYPLYGWVYAFFDYRPPRPMTIESFVGLKWFKSMVESPVKVQQILGVLRNTFVMSGITLSTSWIPMLFAVFLNEIRNTRFRKFVQTATTLPNFISWVLVYSIAFSLFNSTGMMNSFLQGLGIIKEPILFLQSSNHVWLTQWLWLTWKNLGWAAIMYISAISSIDEEMYEAARVDGANRWKIIWTITIPNLLPTFFVLLMINIGNFLSNGMEQFYVFQNAFNKEYIQVLDLYVFNLAMGSGSYSISVAISMLKSIISLALLFFANGVSKMVRGESIL
- a CDS encoding carbohydrate ABC transporter permease, with amino-acid sequence MEKTGKSTKNKMHRTTGDIVLEVCCYIFFIFAVIVCIYPFYYIIINTISANDLSQRGVILFWPQQIHLHNYASVLRVDGLFQATKISVLRTAIGALLTVSASSYLGYMFAQRYMWAKKFWYRLVVATMYFNAGIIPWFLTMKNLHLTNNFLGYILPVIVSPFFIILTKTFVEGIPGELSEAAELDGAGVLKTFFHVMLPVMKPIMATIAIFAAVNQWNAFQDTLLLVTETRLYSLQFLLYQYLNQASSLSSLANNSSSSSLAAAAATMQTATSIRMTITVIVVIPIMLVYPIFQRYFVKGIMIGAVKG
- a CDS encoding sugar ABC transporter substrate-binding protein, which produces MKNSFKKKVLATGLTAAMTVAAITGCSKGAEGGAGSQQQGAGAGAGDHSEEMTFEVYDVAANYQGEQTGWFGWVLKDRLNIKLNIIAPQVSGDASQLYQTRAASGNLGDIVLLDNADMQDCINSGLVMDIGDEIWNYPNLSKYKEQIEAFNANLEGASDGSVFAIPLEMNSNGPTDYVENTVSSMPRVRWDYYVEAGSPDLKTTDDLIDLLKTIQENHPTNDDGDKAYAITMWPDWDGTSIENVNQLTKWYGEEVNGSVLISGDNTIRPLTDKEGAYYKMLKFFYKAQAAGIVDPDSATQDWNSACDKMRATRVYLIWNNWMGGFTNTPANGEARKNYVPLPIEDMNVFQTSDSYYGDGRVIGIGSGVTPEEKTRILEFLDWYCSPDGLQTQHVGIKDVMYTVNADGKYELTEDGLNRFTADVQIPEEYGGGTFTDGNNNINQWIVAGIETNPETGETYSSDYWASYVELNTTATTKEWEERFGAKDEVDYLKTNDKADFVPWINMSLPSDDTDVALARSQCGKEICDASWRMVWATSEEEFDQMWDEMVTTLNGLGWESVVAFDTEKYQAVVDARIAAMK